The proteins below are encoded in one region of Naumovozyma castellii chromosome 6, complete genome:
- the OSW7 gene encoding Osw7p (ancestral locus Anc_3.546), translating into MQISRKILGAIIGLVIVVSHYYISANNDSTNAVSGSLLVPYMKMYKGIVVSSLHNLKIDYVTTIEPYLAELVSWTGQFCSNVKIHPVSHSVWLRILSAYEYFINEILSPFYENTLLFIRRNKLCCKIHAKLGPRLQHLRIILFYIRRYMERLKLESYDEFEDLKSKYGFFSFDFASGMLNGTLSESLHQDTLSSARETDNETEIETDTEPESDDIINEEVINQKLEDSIELNNLPINADINGYHLENQADGILDRKVALNNEFNAWINAVEGKSSNALLAFQDEIERSIEREGEYFTNEMEIRLNNLKNEIESQIDKIEKYIQDIDCISKYDPSSNELVYFDSNGTRKILEYVSRPLMDSIFLKAHFQIDEFRNEMEDTVINPFIYSMQYKLETIHQENVEVYEEWGDIMISEWSRRMAQFDVVSGQLLDDDPLFEQSAKKWQRFLDLKHEVVEMRDTLYYSEPDSTALEGIISNARIKLEEIIDEANNQFEALGKKADVAFSERESRERESSITSLPLKKANKSVGTKLNFEKSQSLDVESLIDSIPVHEETETVVTATGAATTVGMLLL; encoded by the coding sequence ATGcaaatatcaagaaagaTCCTCGGTGCTATCATCGGATTAGTAATCGTTGTCTCACATTACTACATTTCTGCAAATAATGACTCTACCAATGCTGTTTCTGGTTCTTTGCTGGTACCATATATGAAAATGTATAAGGGAATAGTGGTATCTTCTCTTCATAATCTTAAAATTGATTATGTGACCACTATTGAGCCTTATTTGGCCGAGTTGGTTTCATGGACCGGGCAATTTTGTTCGAATGTAAAAATTCATCCAGTATCACATAGTGTGTGGTTGAGAATTTTATCAGCATATGAgtattttattaatgagATACTGTCACCCTTTTATGAAAATACATTATTGTTTATTAGACGTAATAAACTTTGCTGTAAGATTCACGCTAAATTAGGACCCAGATTACAACATTTACgaattatattattttacaTTAGGCGTTATATGGAGAGGCTGAAATTAGAAAGctatgatgaatttgaagacttGAAATCAAAATACGGGtttttttcctttgattTCGCATCTGGAATGCTGAATGGCACTTTATCTGAATCACTTCATCAAGATACATTGAGTAGCGCAAGAGAGACAGATAATGAGACGGAGATAGAAACGGACACGGAACCAGAGAGTGATGACATCATCAATGAAGAGGTCATAAATCAAAAGCTAGAAGATTCCATCGAATTGAACAATCTTCCGATCAACGCCGACATAAATGGCTACCATTTAGAAAATCAAGCCGATGGTATATTAGACAGAAAAGTTGCCTTGAACAATGAATTTAACGCTTGGATAAATGCAGTAGAAGGCAAATCCTCGAATGCACTATTGGCATTTCAAGATGAAATAGAAAGAAGTATTGAAAGGGAAGGAGAGTACTTTACCaatgaaatggaaatcCGACTCaacaatttaaagaatgagATAGAATCAcaaattgataaaattgaaaaatatattcaagaCATTGATTGCATTTCGAAATATGACCCAAGCTCTAATGAATTAGTTTATTTTGACAGCAATGGTACAAGAAAGATCCTAGAATATGTCTCAAGGCCCTTAATGGATTCCATTTTCCTGAAAGCccatttccaaattgaCGAGTTTCGCAACGAAATGGAAGATACTGTAATTAACCCATTCATTTATAGCATGCAATATAAATTGGAGACTATTCATCAAGAGAATGTGGAAGTTTATGAAGAATGGGGGGACATTATGATTAGCGAATGGTCCAGAAGAATGGCCCAATTTGACGTCGTCTCAGGtcaattattagatgatgaCCCGCTATTCGAACAATCTGCTAAAAAATGGCAAAgatttttggatttaaaACATGAAGTGGTTGAAATGCGCGACACTCTGTATTATTCTGAACCGGATAGTACAGCACTAGAAGGTATTATTTCCAATGCTAGAATAAAACTGGAAGAAATAATTGATGAAGCAAACAACCAGTTTGAGGCCTTGGGTAAGAAAGCTGATGTGGCCTTCTCAGAAAGAGAATCCAGAGAACGAGAGAGTTCGATTACTTCATTACCGCTCAAGAAAGCAAACAAGAGTGTTGGAACTAAGTTgaactttgaaaaatcacAAAGTCTGGACGTAGAATCATTGATAGATTCCATCCCCGTTCATGAAGAGACGGAGACAGTGGTCACTGCAACTGGCGCAGCAACCACTGTCGGAATGCTCCTATTATAG